One Luteibacter aegosomaticola genomic window carries:
- the coaD gene encoding pantetheine-phosphate adenylyltransferase, translating into MTPPLVNPRLAVYPGTFDPITNGHADLVSRAAPLFDRIVVAVAESRNKGPGFSLGERIALARLALADLPNVEVRGFDCLLADFVTEIGAGVILRGLRAVSDFEYEFQLASMNRHLIPGVETLFLTPAEQYSFISSSLVREIGRLGGDISGFVHPAVQQAMRQRWRNS; encoded by the coding sequence ATGACTCCTCCGCTGGTCAACCCGCGCCTTGCCGTTTACCCGGGTACCTTCGACCCGATTACGAACGGCCATGCCGACCTCGTTTCGCGCGCCGCGCCCCTGTTCGACCGCATCGTGGTCGCCGTGGCCGAGAGCCGTAACAAGGGGCCTGGCTTCAGCCTGGGCGAGCGCATCGCGCTGGCCCGGCTGGCATTGGCCGACCTGCCGAACGTGGAAGTCCGCGGCTTCGATTGCCTCCTCGCCGATTTCGTGACTGAGATCGGCGCGGGCGTCATCCTGCGCGGCCTGCGTGCCGTGTCGGATTTTGAGTACGAATTCCAGCTGGCCAGCATGAACCGCCATCTCATCCCCGGGGTTGAGACGCTGTTCCTGACGCCCGCGGAACAGTACAGCTTCATCTCTTCGTCGCTCGTGCGTGAAATCGGTCGCCTGGGTGGCGATATTTCCGGCTTCGTGCATCCGGCGGTGCAGCAGGCCATGCGCCAGCGCTGGCGCAACTCTTGA
- the rsmD gene encoding 16S rRNA (guanine(966)-N(2))-methyltransferase RsmD, translating to MNALGRIRIIGGSLRNSRVEVPEAPGLRPTPDRVRETLFNWLQPVIEGSRCLDLYAGTGALGLEALSRGAALVTFVERDAKLSAALKANLARLKVQAAVVGDDAARWLKAGGKPFDVVFMDPPFADNLWESAASALEAHGWLAPSAWIYVEAPKGSHLAVPDAWQVHRSGLAGEVAYTLYRRTPDDPLS from the coding sequence ATGAACGCCCTCGGCCGTATCCGCATCATCGGCGGCTCCCTGCGTAACTCGCGGGTCGAGGTCCCCGAAGCCCCGGGGCTGCGCCCCACGCCTGATCGCGTGCGCGAAACGCTCTTCAACTGGCTCCAGCCGGTCATCGAGGGCTCGCGCTGCCTCGATCTTTACGCAGGTACCGGGGCGCTGGGGCTTGAGGCGCTCTCCCGCGGGGCGGCCCTGGTCACCTTCGTGGAGCGCGATGCGAAGCTGTCCGCCGCCCTGAAGGCTAACCTCGCCCGCCTGAAGGTCCAGGCCGCCGTGGTCGGCGACGACGCGGCACGCTGGCTGAAGGCCGGCGGGAAGCCGTTCGACGTCGTGTTCATGGATCCCCCGTTTGCCGACAACCTGTGGGAAAGCGCCGCCTCCGCCCTCGAGGCGCACGGCTGGCTGGCGCCGTCCGCGTGGATCTACGTGGAAGCGCCGAAGGGAAGCCACCTGGCTGTCCCTGACGCCTGGCAGGTCCACCGTTCCGGGCTGGCGGGGGAGGTTGCTTACACCCTCTATCGCCGCACCCCGGATGATCCGCTAAGCTAG